A genomic window from Streptomyces sp. MST-110588 includes:
- the gltX gene encoding glutamate--tRNA ligase, protein MVSAPNGTDPGVRVRFCPSPTGNPHVGLVRTALFNWAFARHNKGTLVFRIEDTDAARDSEESYQQLLDSMRWLGLDWDEGPEIGGPHAPYRQSQRMELYQDVARKLINAGHAYFCYCSTEELDARREAARAAGKPSGYDGKCRALTPEEVAAFKAEERTPIVRFRMPDEPITFTDLVRGELTFTPENVPDYGIVRANGAPLYTLVNPVDDALMEITHVLRGEDLLSSTPRQIALYKALADIGVGNGTIPAFGHLPYVMGEGNKKLSKRDPQASLNLYRERGFLPEGLLNYLSLLGWSLAEDRDIFSMEEMVAAFDVADVNANPARFDLKKAEAINATHLRQLDVADFIAACEPWLKAPYAPWRPEAFDRAAFEEIAPHAQTRLTVLSDITDNVDFLFLDEPVRDEASWNKAMKEGSDALLRTAREKLADADWSSPESLKEAVLAAGEQHGLKLGKAQAPVRVAVTGRTVGLPLFESLQVLGKDRTFTRIDAALARLTA, encoded by the coding sequence GTGGTTAGCGCACCCAACGGTACGGACCCTGGCGTCCGCGTACGTTTCTGTCCCTCGCCGACCGGCAACCCCCACGTGGGCCTGGTCCGCACCGCCCTGTTCAACTGGGCCTTCGCCCGGCACAACAAGGGCACCCTGGTCTTCCGCATCGAGGACACCGACGCGGCGCGGGACTCCGAGGAGTCCTACCAGCAGCTCCTGGACTCCATGCGCTGGCTGGGCCTGGACTGGGACGAGGGCCCCGAGATCGGCGGCCCGCACGCGCCCTACCGCCAGTCGCAGCGCATGGAGCTGTACCAGGACGTCGCGCGCAAGCTGATCAACGCCGGCCACGCGTACTTCTGCTACTGCTCCACCGAGGAGCTCGACGCCCGGCGCGAGGCGGCCCGCGCGGCCGGCAAGCCCTCCGGGTACGACGGCAAGTGCCGCGCCCTGACCCCGGAGGAGGTCGCGGCGTTCAAGGCCGAGGAGCGCACCCCCATCGTCCGCTTCCGGATGCCGGACGAGCCGATCACCTTCACCGACCTGGTCCGCGGCGAGCTGACCTTCACCCCGGAGAACGTCCCGGACTACGGCATCGTGCGGGCCAACGGCGCGCCGCTGTACACCCTGGTCAACCCGGTCGACGACGCCCTGATGGAGATCACCCACGTCCTGCGCGGCGAGGACCTGCTCTCCTCCACCCCCCGCCAGATCGCCCTGTACAAGGCGCTGGCCGACATCGGCGTCGGCAACGGCACGATCCCCGCGTTCGGCCACCTCCCGTACGTCATGGGCGAGGGCAACAAGAAGCTCTCCAAGCGCGACCCGCAGGCGTCCCTGAACCTCTACCGCGAGCGCGGCTTCCTCCCCGAGGGCCTGCTGAACTACCTCTCGCTCCTGGGCTGGTCGCTGGCCGAGGACCGGGACATCTTCTCCATGGAGGAGATGGTCGCCGCCTTCGACGTCGCCGACGTCAACGCCAACCCGGCCCGCTTCGACCTGAAGAAGGCCGAGGCCATCAACGCCACCCACCTGCGGCAGCTCGACGTGGCGGACTTCATCGCCGCCTGCGAGCCCTGGCTGAAGGCCCCGTACGCGCCCTGGCGCCCCGAGGCGTTCGACCGCGCGGCCTTCGAGGAGATCGCCCCGCACGCCCAGACCCGTCTGACGGTGCTGTCCGACATCACCGACAACGTGGACTTCCTCTTCCTGGACGAGCCGGTGCGGGACGAGGCGTCCTGGAACAAGGCCATGAAGGAGGGCTCGGACGCCCTGCTCCGTACGGCCCGCGAGAAGCTGGCGGACGCGGACTGGTCCAGCCCCGAGTCGCTCAAGGAGGCCGTCCTGGCCGCCGGCGAGCAGCACGGCCTCAAGCTCGGCAAGGCCCAGGCCCCGGTCCGCGTCGCGGTCACCGGCCGCACCGTCGGCCTGCCCCTGTTCGAGTCCCTCCAGGTCCTGGGCAAGGACCGCACCTTCACCCGCATCGACGCGGCCCTGGCCAGGCTCACCGCCTGA
- a CDS encoding Uma2 family endonuclease — translation MTVMTERSQMLLEEFEILARTADHSAERLRLEFINEKMGVKAVPDGDHGRIIQWLIRICLQARPELWLHDQGLKVQPYRHGRARPDGTLAPSDAFVGQGDWADPEPALMVVEVTSYDADTDRRDRQDKPRAYAETGIPVYLLIDRDSCEVAVFSQPDGERYEQVSIVPFGKSVTLPDPVGIELDTEPLKNWVR, via the coding sequence ATGACGGTGATGACGGAGCGGTCGCAGATGCTGCTGGAGGAATTCGAGATACTCGCCCGTACGGCGGATCACAGCGCTGAACGGCTGCGCCTGGAGTTCATCAACGAAAAAATGGGGGTCAAGGCGGTGCCGGACGGGGATCACGGCAGGATCATCCAGTGGTTGATTCGGATCTGCCTTCAGGCACGACCGGAGCTGTGGCTGCATGACCAAGGGTTGAAAGTTCAGCCCTATCGCCACGGACGCGCGCGGCCCGACGGAACCCTCGCTCCCAGTGACGCGTTCGTCGGACAAGGCGACTGGGCCGATCCTGAGCCGGCCCTGATGGTTGTCGAGGTCACTTCTTACGACGCCGACACCGACCGTCGTGACCGCCAGGACAAACCCCGGGCCTACGCGGAAACCGGTATCCCGGTGTATCTGCTGATCGATCGCGACTCCTGCGAGGTCGCCGTGTTCTCCCAGCCGGACGGCGAGCGGTACGAGCAAGTCAGCATCGTGCCGTTCGGCAAGTCGGTGACGCTGCCGGACCCGGTGGGCATCGAACTGGACACCGAGCCGCTGAAGAACTGGGTGCGCTGA
- a CDS encoding DUF4188 domain-containing protein, which yields MSGKVIEGRVTAAAEGEVVVFLIGMRINALWAVHRWLPVLAAMPRMLRELRRDPAAGLRGIRPLGGGLRAFGVVQYWESREKLLAYAADRDKEHRPAWTEFNRRARDGRGRVGIWHETFAVPAGAYESIYVAMPPSGLGRAYGTVPVGRRGERAADRLAYKG from the coding sequence ATGAGCGGCAAGGTCATCGAAGGACGGGTCACCGCGGCGGCCGAGGGGGAAGTGGTCGTCTTCCTGATCGGAATGCGGATCAACGCGCTATGGGCGGTGCACCGTTGGCTGCCCGTCCTTGCGGCGATGCCGCGGATGCTGCGCGAGCTGAGGCGGGACCCGGCGGCGGGGCTGCGTGGAATCCGGCCCCTGGGCGGCGGGCTGCGGGCGTTCGGGGTCGTCCAGTACTGGGAGTCCCGCGAGAAACTGCTGGCCTACGCCGCGGACCGGGACAAGGAGCACCGCCCCGCGTGGACGGAGTTCAACCGGCGCGCGCGGGACGGCAGGGGGCGGGTCGGCATCTGGCACGAGACGTTCGCCGTGCCGGCCGGTGCGTACGAAAGCATTTACGTGGCGATGCCGCCGTCCGGCCTGGGGCGGGCGTACGGCACCGTCCCGGTCGGCCGGCGCGGGGAGCGGGCCGCCGACCGGCTCGCCTACAAGGGGTGA
- the cofC gene encoding 2-phospho-L-lactate guanylyltransferase yields MRRDRADVGWSLVVPLKPLVRAKSRLSPAAGEEFRPRLALAFALDTVAAALACGSVCDVAVVTDDPLAAGHLSALGARIVPDTPGEGLNAALAHGAGAVRAERPTAPVAALNADLPALRPAELERVLAAASAFPRAFLADAAEIGTTLLAAASGVELAPAFGGPSRARHLASGAHEIISAHVPSVRRDVDTAADLRAALELGVGPHTARHAAFLRAGALRPDAPGIRTSGA; encoded by the coding sequence ATGCGAAGAGACCGAGCGGACGTGGGCTGGAGCCTGGTGGTGCCGCTGAAACCGCTGGTGCGGGCCAAGAGCAGGCTGTCCCCGGCCGCCGGTGAGGAGTTCCGGCCCCGGTTGGCGCTGGCATTCGCCCTGGACACCGTGGCCGCCGCGCTGGCCTGCGGGTCCGTATGCGATGTGGCGGTTGTCACGGACGATCCGCTGGCCGCCGGGCACCTTTCGGCACTGGGGGCGCGTATTGTCCCGGACACTCCCGGCGAAGGTCTCAACGCCGCGCTGGCCCATGGGGCGGGCGCGGTGCGCGCCGAACGCCCCACGGCCCCCGTCGCGGCGCTGAACGCCGATCTTCCTGCGCTGCGGCCGGCGGAACTGGAACGCGTACTGGCCGCCGCCTCGGCATTTCCCCGCGCATTTCTCGCGGATGCGGCGGAAATCGGCACCACACTGCTGGCGGCGGCTTCCGGCGTGGAATTGGCACCGGCTTTCGGCGGGCCGTCCAGGGCCCGTCACCTGGCTTCCGGAGCGCACGAAATCATTTCGGCCCACGTGCCGTCGGTCCGCCGGGACGTGGACACCGCGGCGGATCTGCGGGCCGCGCTGGAACTGGGCGTGGGCCCGCACACCGCCCGGCACGCGGCCTTTCTGCGGGCCGGCGCGCTGCGGCCGGACGCGCCGGGAATCAGAACGTCTGGAGCGTGA
- the ndgR gene encoding IclR family transcriptional regulator NdgR — translation MDNSSGVGVLDKAALVLSALESGPATLAGLVAATGLARPTAHRLAVALEHHRMVARDMQGRFILGPRLSELAAAAGEDRLLATAGPVLTHLRDVTGESAQLYRRQGDMRICVAAAERLSGLRDTVPVGSTLPMKAGSAAQILMAWEEPERLHRGLQGARFTATALSGVRRRGWAQSIGEREPGVASVSAPVRGPSNRVVAAVSVSGPIERLTRHPGRMHAQAVIDAAARLTEALRRTG, via the coding sequence ATGGACAACTCTAGCGGCGTCGGCGTTCTCGACAAGGCAGCTCTGGTACTGAGCGCTCTGGAGTCCGGTCCGGCCACCCTCGCCGGGCTGGTCGCGGCGACCGGGCTCGCACGGCCCACGGCCCACCGGCTGGCCGTGGCACTGGAACACCACCGGATGGTGGCGCGGGACATGCAGGGCCGCTTCATCCTGGGCCCGAGGCTCTCCGAGCTGGCCGCGGCGGCCGGCGAGGACCGCCTGCTGGCCACGGCCGGCCCCGTACTGACGCATCTGCGCGATGTGACGGGCGAGAGCGCGCAGCTCTACCGCCGGCAGGGCGACATGCGCATCTGCGTGGCCGCGGCGGAGCGGCTGTCCGGCCTGCGGGACACCGTCCCGGTCGGCTCCACGCTCCCCATGAAGGCCGGCTCGGCCGCGCAGATCCTCATGGCCTGGGAGGAGCCGGAGCGGCTGCACAGGGGCCTTCAGGGTGCGCGCTTCACGGCCACCGCGCTGTCCGGCGTACGGCGGCGGGGCTGGGCCCAGTCGATCGGCGAGCGTGAGCCGGGTGTGGCGTCGGTCTCCGCGCCCGTACGGGGTCCGTCCAACCGCGTGGTCGCCGCCGTCTCGGTCTCCGGACCGATCGAGCGGCTGACCCGCCACCCGGGCCGGATGCACGCCCAGGCGGTCATCGACGCCGCCGCCCGCCTCACCGAGGCGCTGCGCCGCACCGGCTGA
- a CDS encoding HU family DNA-binding protein, with the protein MNKAQLVEAIADKLGGRQNAADAVDAVLDAIVRAVVGGDRVSVTGFGSFEKVDRPARYARNPQTGERVRVKKTSVPRFRAGQGFKDLVSGSKKLPKNDVAVKKAPKGSLSGGSSTRTTAKAATKKATAKKATTAKKATPAKKTTTAAKTTAAKKATTAKKATPAKKTATATKTAAKKAAPAKKATTTAAKKATTAKKTAPAKKATAKKAPAKKTTARKTTTAKKTTARKR; encoded by the coding sequence GTGAACAAGGCGCAGCTCGTAGAGGCCATTGCCGACAAGCTCGGTGGCCGCCAGAACGCCGCGGACGCGGTGGACGCGGTACTGGACGCAATCGTCCGTGCCGTTGTCGGCGGCGACCGCGTATCGGTCACCGGTTTCGGTTCGTTCGAGAAGGTCGACCGGCCGGCCCGGTACGCCCGCAACCCGCAGACGGGTGAGCGCGTGCGGGTCAAGAAGACCTCGGTGCCCCGCTTCCGCGCGGGTCAGGGCTTCAAGGACCTGGTGAGCGGTTCCAAGAAGCTCCCGAAGAACGACGTGGCCGTCAAGAAGGCACCCAAGGGCAGCCTGTCGGGCGGTTCTTCCACCCGTACGACCGCCAAGGCCGCCACCAAGAAGGCCACGGCGAAGAAGGCCACCACCGCCAAGAAGGCGACGCCGGCGAAGAAGACCACGACGGCGGCGAAGACCACGGCGGCGAAGAAGGCCACCACCGCCAAGAAGGCGACGCCGGCGAAGAAGACGGCGACCGCCACCAAGACGGCCGCGAAGAAGGCCGCACCGGCGAAGAAGGCCACCACCACCGCGGCGAAGAAGGCCACCACCGCCAAGAAGACCGCGCCCGCGAAGAAGGCGACGGCCAAGAAGGCCCCCGCCAAGAAGACCACGGCGCGCAAGACCACCACCGCCAAGAAGACCACCGCCCGCAAGCGGTAA
- a CDS encoding MerR family transcriptional regulator, giving the protein MRLSELSERSGITTATIKYYLREGLLPPGRRLTATQADYGEDHLRRLRLVRALIQVGKVPVATAREVLAAVEDESLDHHMRLGAAVWALPQDPGPVEEDPETAAARRTADELLRRLDWRYGLQAGASSPAYAMLVNAIAALARLGYPHGVENVLPYARLAGELAVADLDLVEEFTTPIEQVEAAVALTVLYEPVLLSLRRLAEAEESHKRFGAGK; this is encoded by the coding sequence ATGCGGCTGTCGGAACTGAGTGAACGCAGCGGGATCACCACCGCCACGATCAAGTACTACCTGCGCGAAGGACTCCTGCCGCCCGGCCGCCGGCTCACCGCCACCCAGGCCGACTACGGCGAGGACCACCTGCGCCGGCTGCGCCTGGTCCGGGCGCTGATCCAGGTCGGGAAGGTGCCGGTGGCCACCGCGCGCGAGGTACTGGCGGCCGTCGAGGACGAGTCGCTGGACCACCACATGCGCCTCGGCGCGGCCGTTTGGGCGCTGCCGCAGGACCCGGGACCCGTCGAGGAGGACCCGGAGACCGCCGCGGCCCGCCGCACGGCGGACGAGCTGCTGCGCCGCCTGGACTGGCGGTACGGGCTTCAGGCGGGGGCGTCCTCCCCCGCATACGCGATGCTGGTGAACGCCATCGCCGCGCTCGCCCGGCTCGGCTATCCGCACGGCGTCGAGAACGTCCTGCCGTACGCCCGGCTCGCCGGCGAACTGGCCGTCGCCGACCTGGACTTGGTGGAGGAGTTCACCACGCCCATCGAACAGGTGGAGGCCGCGGTGGCACTGACCGTGCTGTACGAGCCGGTGCTGCTGAGCCTGCGGCGGCTCGCGGAGGCCGAGGAGTCGCACAAGCGCTTCGGCGCCGGGAAGTAG
- a CDS encoding D-alanine--D-alanine ligase family protein yields the protein MSSETSSHKPRVAVVFGGRSSEHAVSVVTAGAVLRAIDREKYDVLPIGITTDGRWALIADEPERMAIADRRLPSVAELADATEGGVVLPVDPTSREIVYTEPGSVPKALGEVDVVFPVLHGPYGEDGTLQGLLELSGVPYVGSGVLASAVGMDKEYMKRVFLSYGLPVGPYEVIRPREWEQGPEGEKGAAARAKIVAFAEEHGWPLFIKPARAGSSMGITKVGRVEDLDAALEEARRHDPKVLVESLVRGREIECGVLEFEDGPRASVPAEIPPVTDHAFYDFEAKYIDSATGIVPAPVTPEQTARVQELAVRAFEALSCEGLARADFFLLDSGEFVINEVNTMPGFTPISMYPRMWQESGVSYPELIDRLVQAALRRSTGLR from the coding sequence ATGAGCAGCGAGACTTCTTCCCACAAGCCCCGCGTCGCCGTCGTGTTCGGCGGTCGCAGCTCCGAGCACGCCGTCTCCGTGGTGACCGCGGGCGCCGTCCTGCGCGCCATCGACCGCGAGAAGTACGACGTGCTGCCGATCGGCATCACCACCGACGGCCGCTGGGCGCTGATCGCGGACGAGCCCGAGCGGATGGCCATCGCCGACCGCCGGCTGCCGAGCGTGGCCGAACTGGCCGACGCGACCGAGGGCGGCGTGGTCCTGCCCGTGGACCCGACCAGCCGCGAGATCGTCTACACCGAGCCCGGCTCGGTGCCCAAGGCGCTGGGCGAGGTCGACGTCGTCTTCCCCGTGCTGCACGGCCCCTACGGCGAGGACGGCACCCTCCAGGGCCTGCTGGAGCTCTCCGGCGTCCCCTATGTGGGCTCGGGCGTGCTGGCCTCGGCGGTCGGCATGGACAAGGAGTACATGAAGCGGGTCTTCCTCTCCTACGGGCTGCCGGTCGGCCCGTACGAGGTCATCCGCCCCCGCGAATGGGAGCAGGGCCCCGAGGGCGAGAAGGGCGCCGCCGCCCGCGCCAAGATCGTGGCCTTCGCCGAGGAGCACGGCTGGCCGCTGTTCATCAAGCCCGCCCGGGCCGGCTCCTCCATGGGCATCACCAAGGTCGGCCGCGTGGAGGACCTGGACGCGGCGCTGGAGGAGGCCCGCCGCCACGACCCCAAGGTGCTGGTGGAGTCGCTGGTGCGGGGCCGGGAGATCGAGTGCGGCGTCCTGGAGTTCGAGGACGGGCCGCGGGCCAGCGTCCCGGCCGAGATCCCGCCCGTCACCGACCACGCCTTCTACGACTTCGAGGCCAAGTACATCGACTCGGCCACCGGCATCGTGCCGGCCCCGGTGACGCCGGAGCAGACCGCACGCGTCCAGGAACTGGCGGTACGCGCCTTCGAGGCGCTGTCCTGCGAGGGGCTGGCGCGCGCCGACTTCTTCCTGCTGGACAGCGGCGAGTTCGTCATCAACGAGGTCAACACGATGCCCGGCTTCACGCCCATCTCCATGTACCCGCGGATGTGGCAGGAGAGCGGCGTGAGCTACCCGGAGCTGATCGACCGGCTCGTGCAGGCGGCGCTGCGCCGGTCAACGGGCCTGCGCTGA
- the leuD gene encoding 3-isopropylmalate dehydratase small subunit — translation MEAFTTHTGRAVPLRRSNVDTDQIIPAHWLKKVTRDGFEDGLFEAWRKDPAFVLNQPRHRGATVLVAGPDFGTGSSREHAVWALQNYGFKAVISSRFADIFRGNSLKNGLLTVVLPQETVERLQDLAEEDPTAEVTVDLVGRQVRAPGVTAGFELDENARWRLLEGLDDISLTLREEAAISAYEARRPSFKPRTVVV, via the coding sequence ATGGAAGCCTTCACCACCCACACCGGCCGGGCGGTCCCGCTGCGGCGCAGCAATGTCGACACCGACCAGATCATCCCGGCGCACTGGCTCAAGAAGGTCACCCGCGACGGCTTCGAGGACGGGCTCTTCGAGGCGTGGCGCAAGGACCCCGCCTTCGTCCTGAATCAGCCACGGCACCGGGGCGCCACCGTCCTGGTCGCCGGGCCGGACTTCGGTACGGGCTCCTCGCGCGAGCACGCGGTGTGGGCGCTGCAGAACTACGGCTTCAAGGCCGTCATCTCCTCGCGCTTCGCCGACATCTTCCGTGGCAACTCCCTCAAGAACGGCCTGCTGACGGTCGTGCTGCCGCAGGAGACCGTGGAGCGGCTGCAGGACCTGGCCGAGGAGGACCCGACGGCGGAGGTGACCGTCGACCTCGTCGGGCGCCAGGTGCGGGCCCCGGGCGTGACGGCCGGCTTCGAACTGGACGAGAACGCCCGTTGGCGGCTGCTGGAGGGCCTGGACGACATCAGCCTCACTCTTCGGGAGGAGGCGGCCATCTCGGCGTACGAGGCGCGCAGGCCGTCCTTCAAGCCGCGTACGGTAGTGGTCTGA
- a CDS encoding NAD(P)H-dependent glycerol-3-phosphate dehydrogenase — MTRCAVYGTGSWGTAFAMVLADAGCEVTLWGRRAEVVDAVNDSRSNPDYFPGVLLPASVRATTDPAEAAREAEFTVLAVPSQTLRGNLAAWAPLLPADTVLVSLMKGVELGTAKRMSEVIEEVAKAPAERVAVLTGPNLAKEIAARQPAAAVVACAEESVARRLQSACHTPYFRPYTNTDVVGCELGGAVKNVIALAVGIADGMGLGDNAKASLITRGLAETTRLGLAMGADAHTFAGLAGMGDLVATCSSPLSRNNTFGTNLGRGMTLQETIAVTKQTAEGVKSCESVLDLARRHGVDMPITETVVGIVHEGKPPMVALKELMSRSAKPERH; from the coding sequence GTGACACGCTGCGCCGTGTACGGCACGGGGTCCTGGGGCACCGCTTTCGCGATGGTGCTCGCCGACGCGGGCTGCGAGGTGACCCTGTGGGGCCGCCGCGCGGAGGTCGTCGACGCCGTCAACGACAGCCGCTCCAACCCGGACTACTTCCCGGGTGTCCTCCTCCCCGCGTCCGTACGGGCCACCACCGACCCGGCCGAGGCGGCGCGGGAGGCGGAATTCACCGTCCTGGCCGTCCCCTCGCAGACGCTGCGCGGCAACCTCGCCGCATGGGCGCCGCTGCTGCCCGCCGACACGGTCCTGGTCTCGCTCATGAAGGGCGTCGAACTGGGCACCGCCAAGCGGATGAGCGAGGTGATCGAGGAGGTCGCCAAGGCCCCCGCCGAGCGGGTCGCCGTGCTGACCGGCCCCAACCTCGCCAAGGAGATCGCCGCCCGGCAGCCCGCCGCCGCGGTGGTCGCCTGCGCCGAGGAGTCGGTGGCCCGGCGCCTCCAGAGCGCCTGCCACACCCCCTACTTCCGCCCGTACACCAACACCGACGTGGTGGGCTGCGAGCTGGGCGGCGCGGTCAAGAACGTCATCGCGCTGGCGGTGGGCATCGCGGACGGCATGGGGCTGGGCGACAACGCCAAGGCGTCCCTGATCACCCGCGGGCTGGCCGAAACGACCCGGCTGGGGCTGGCGATGGGCGCCGACGCGCACACCTTCGCCGGGCTCGCCGGCATGGGTGACCTGGTCGCCACCTGCTCCTCGCCGCTCTCCCGCAACAACACCTTCGGCACGAACCTCGGCCGCGGCATGACGCTCCAGGAGACCATCGCGGTCACCAAGCAGACCGCCGAGGGCGTCAAGTCGTGTGAGTCCGTACTGGATCTGGCCCGCCGGCACGGGGTCGACATGCCGATCACCGAGACGGTCGTGGGCATCGTGCACGAAGGCAAGCCGCCGATGGTGGCGCTGAAGGAACTGATGTCGCGCAGCGCCAAGCCCGAGCGCCACTGA
- a CDS encoding lysophospholipid acyltransferase family protein, whose amino-acid sequence MSRRRIGFWYRLAAVICKPPLLVLFKREWRGMENIPADGGFITAINHNSYLDPLSYAHYQYNTGRVPRFLAKSGLFKGGFVGLMMRGTGQIPVYRESADAAVAFRAAVEAINKGECVAFYPEGTLTRDPDMWPMQGKTGAARVALLTKAPVIPVAQWGANEVMPPYAKEKKLRLFPRKTLRVQAGPPVDLSEFYGKEPTAEVLRAVTDRIMADITGLLAEVRQEPAPAEPYDHRKAVAARRRESKGSQAPNGTPPGPDPKAQEDEGK is encoded by the coding sequence GTGTCCCGCCGCAGAATCGGCTTCTGGTACCGCTTGGCCGCGGTCATCTGTAAACCGCCGCTCTTGGTTCTGTTCAAGCGGGAGTGGCGGGGAATGGAGAACATTCCGGCCGACGGCGGATTCATCACGGCCATCAACCACAACTCGTATCTCGATCCGCTGTCCTATGCGCACTACCAGTACAACACCGGACGGGTCCCGCGATTCCTCGCCAAGTCCGGCCTCTTCAAGGGCGGCTTTGTCGGTCTGATGATGCGCGGTACGGGCCAGATCCCCGTGTACCGGGAATCGGCCGACGCCGCCGTCGCCTTCCGGGCCGCCGTCGAGGCCATCAACAAGGGCGAATGCGTCGCCTTCTACCCCGAGGGCACCCTCACCCGCGACCCGGACATGTGGCCCATGCAGGGCAAGACCGGTGCCGCGCGGGTGGCCCTGCTCACCAAGGCGCCGGTCATTCCCGTGGCACAGTGGGGCGCCAACGAGGTGATGCCGCCCTACGCCAAGGAGAAGAAGCTGCGGCTCTTCCCGCGCAAGACCCTGCGGGTCCAGGCCGGCCCGCCGGTCGACCTGAGCGAGTTCTACGGCAAGGAACCCACCGCCGAGGTGCTGCGCGCGGTGACCGACCGCATCATGGCCGACATCACCGGGCTGCTCGCCGAGGTCCGTCAGGAGCCGGCGCCCGCCGAGCCGTACGACCACCGCAAGGCCGTCGCCGCCCGGCGCCGTGAGAGCAAGGGTTCGCAGGCCCCGAACGGGACACCGCCCGGACCGGACCCGAAGGCACAGGAGGATGAAGGCAAGTGA
- the leuC gene encoding 3-isopropylmalate dehydratase large subunit, whose translation MGRTLAEKVWDDHVVRRAEGEPDLLFIDLHLLHEVTSPQAFDGLRKAGRRVRRTDLTLATEDHNTPTLDIDKPVADPVSRTQLETLRKNCAEFGVRLHPLGDVEQGVVHVVGPQLGLTQPGTTVVCGDSHTSTHGAFGALAFGIGTSQVEHVLATQTLPMAPFKTMAVTVEGELPQDVTAKDLILAVIAEIGTGGGQGYVIEYRGPAIEKLSMEARMTVCNMSIEAGARAGMIAPDETTFAYLKGRDHAPAEGAEWDAALAYWRTLRTDEDAVFDHEVVIDASSLAPFVTWGTNPGQGAPLSAAVPDPASYQDTSERLAAERALEYMGLTAGQPLRDIAVDTVFVGSCTNGRIEDLRASAAVLQGRRVAEGVRMLVVPGSVRVALQAVEEGLDKVFTAAGAEWRHAGCSMCLGMNPDRLAPGERSASTSNRNFEGRQGKGGRTHLVSPQVAAATAVLGHLASPADLSAADVTEPAGV comes from the coding sequence ATGGGACGCACACTCGCGGAAAAGGTCTGGGACGACCATGTCGTCCGGCGCGCCGAAGGCGAACCCGACCTGCTCTTCATCGATCTTCACCTGCTGCACGAGGTCACCAGCCCGCAGGCGTTCGACGGGCTGCGCAAGGCCGGCCGCCGGGTGCGCCGTACGGACCTGACGCTCGCCACCGAGGACCACAACACCCCGACCCTGGACATCGACAAACCCGTCGCCGACCCGGTCTCGCGCACGCAACTGGAGACGCTGCGCAAGAACTGCGCGGAGTTCGGCGTCCGGCTGCACCCGCTGGGCGATGTGGAGCAGGGTGTGGTCCACGTGGTGGGACCGCAGTTGGGACTGACCCAGCCGGGCACCACCGTCGTCTGCGGCGACAGCCACACCTCCACCCACGGCGCCTTCGGTGCCCTGGCCTTCGGCATCGGCACCAGCCAGGTCGAGCACGTGCTCGCCACCCAGACGCTGCCGATGGCCCCCTTCAAGACCATGGCCGTCACCGTCGAGGGCGAACTGCCCCAGGACGTCACGGCCAAGGACCTGATCCTGGCCGTCATCGCCGAGATCGGCACCGGCGGCGGCCAGGGGTACGTCATCGAGTACCGCGGCCCGGCCATCGAGAAGCTCTCGATGGAAGCCCGGATGACCGTGTGCAACATGTCCATCGAGGCGGGCGCCCGGGCCGGGATGATCGCCCCCGACGAGACCACCTTCGCCTACCTCAAGGGCCGCGACCACGCCCCGGCCGAGGGCGCCGAGTGGGACGCCGCGCTCGCGTACTGGAGGACCCTGCGCACGGACGAGGACGCGGTCTTCGACCACGAGGTCGTCATCGACGCCTCCTCGCTGGCCCCGTTCGTCACCTGGGGCACCAACCCCGGGCAGGGCGCACCCCTTTCGGCGGCGGTTCCCGACCCGGCTTCGTACCAGGACACCTCCGAGCGCCTGGCTGCCGAAAGGGCCTTGGAATACATGGGTCTGACGGCGGGTCAGCCGCTGCGCGACATCGCGGTGGACACCGTTTTCGTCGGCTCGTGCACCAACGGGCGCATCGAGGACCTGCGCGCGTCCGCCGCCGTCCTCCAGGGCCGCCGGGTGGCCGAAGGCGTACGGATGCTGGTGGTCCCCGGCTCCGTACGGGTCGCCCTCCAGGCCGTCGAGGAGGGCCTGGACAAGGTCTTCACCGCGGCGGGCGCCGAGTGGCGGCACGCCGGCTGCTCGATGTGCCTGGGCATGAACCCCGACCGGCTCGCGCCCGGCGAGCGGTCCGCCTCCACCTCCAACCGCAACTTCGAGGGGCGTCAGGGCAAGGGCGGCCGTACGCATCTGGTCTCGCCGCAGGTCGCCGCCGCCACCGCCGTCCTGGGACACCTGGCCTCGCCGGCCGACCTGTCCGCCGCCGACGTCACCGAGCCCGCGGGAGTCTGA